TTTTCATAACTGCTACCATTTCTGGCATCATCCACTTTGATTTCTTCTGCACAGCCAATAAAATAACTTCATGCACTTGTTGTAATGTCCTATGTTGAGTTACATTGGTTATATTTCCTGCTTCAGGAATTCAGGAGTACGTGGAGGCCGTCTCTTTCCTGCACTACATCCGCCACCGCAGCCTCGTCAGCCTGGAGGAGATCAACGCAAGGCTCGTCTTCATGAATACAGAGAACTCTGACCCAAAGGTACGTTTAACAGCAACATCATGTTCTAGTTGCTCATCTTCTCAAATAACATTACAGACTTAGTCAAATTCATCCCATCATGCGGGGAGCATGTTgcggcctcttggctgcttctctgaataatacTCTtgttgcctggcctgtcagtaaTGTCCTGTCATACAGTGAGATGTTCCAAAGAGGGATATTGTCTTGGAAGCTAACTCGGCTCTTCTCCTGTATGTTGTGTTACTtgatctttatgatgctgtttgttcactattgttttctaaaaaaaccTCTCAAACCTTTTTGTTGGTACGTCAGTGAAATCCATTTATGTTCGGTTGtcgaattaaacatttttaaaagttcaaGCGATGGGAATAGTTTTTATGAAGCactgtatttcaatattttattttcatttcaggGCTCAGCTGAAGCCCCGCCCTCAGGAGCTCGGGTTCTGACCTTCCAGGTGACACCGGCCGACTACCTGCTGGGCGTGGCCGACCTGACGGGGGAGTTGATGAGGCTGTGCATCGGCAGTGTGGGCAACGGCGACATAGACACGCCCTTCCAGCTGAGCCAGTTCCTGCGGCAGATCCATGACGGCTTCTCCTACATTGGGAACACGGGCCCTTACGAGGTCTCTAAGAAGCTGCACACGCTACGGCAGAGCCTGGGCAAGGTGGAGGACGCCTGCTACACTCTGCGTGTCCGCGGCTCTGAGATCCCCAAGCACATGCTGGCGGATGTGTTCTGCAGCAGGACCACTCACATGGACACAGAGGAGGGAGTCGTTTAGTTGAACACTCTTGATGCCCTTTATTGTGACCTTGTCTTGTTTAATGTGATGCATTTTTAATGGGGTTTGAGAGCTGTTCTAGCTTGTTAATTTAGCATAAACATTGTTAGAATAGGaaatctgttttctttattaaaaattagAATACTTCTGCTGTTTTGCATGAATAAAAGTTACGTTGTGCTCTCAGGCTTACAGCTACTTTGATTCAGTGTTTATTTTGTCTGTGGACTTCTGTATCACACAAATAATCTCAGTTTGCACTATCGAATGCATACTCTCACAACATTGTGGAAGAGCAAAATGCAACCTTTGTTCATCAGTAGACACAAACAAACCCCTTGTCTCAGCATACTTGCTTCTTTATTACCACACGTTTGGGAcctacatttaaattaaagctCAGAGCATGCAGAGAAATATTAATAGGGAAGAACTAGCACCATGTTGTTTTGCCATTTTGACCTAAAGAGGCTTGTGGCATCAATTCAGACGAGATTTAAAGTGGTAAAAATGATGTATGTTTACGTAAGACTGCATCTCACATGAGTTTAAACATGTCTAAATGTTTCCCTCAGAACAACCTTGATCCAGACCCTGCTAACAGAGACAAAGACCTGAAAGCCAACAAGTACTGCAGCCATACCAGTCCATGTGCCTCATTATTTAAGGCCACCTATTGTTGCATATATTTTCTGTGCCTGTTCGATCTACACCACCACTTCTAAAGATTTGGCACTGAATACATATGGTATGGTCATCTTCtgtaccgcttcttccatagtgggtcgaggggaagctggtgcctatctccagcagtttatgggcaggaggcggggtacaccctggacaggtcaccagtccatcgcagggcaacacacatacaaccacacacacactcattcatacacctaaggacaatttagagtgaccaattaacctaacaggcatgtctctggactgtgggaggaagctggagtacccggtgagaacccacgcatgcacggggagaacatgcaaactccatgcagaaagaccccaggctgggaatcgaacccaggaccttcttgctgcaaggcaacagtcaGGCAACAGGCTGATGTGTTTTAGTTAAAAAGTACCGACAATACTTGTTTTGACCTTGACACAGAACCATTTTGAGCTTTAGAGTAAAAGCTACATGTGAAGAACATCTGCTGtgatcagatgaaaccaaaactaaacagtttgatatacatgaaaaatattgtgtggcagaaaaaccAACACGGCACAATACCCTGAACATACCACCCCACGTGAcctggtggtgacagcatcatgctgtggccatgcttttcttcagcagacaaagggaagctggtcagagtttatgggaagatggatggaagtaAGTCCAGGAgtggagattcaccttccagtgACATCACTAaacctacagccagagctacagctAAATGATTTACATCAGGGATCTGCAACCTTTAGAATACAAAGAGTCATTTTTGCTCTGAACTAAATACAACTTGCTTAGAGCCATAAATGTTACATGACCTTtagaaaaacaacttaaaatttACTAATATCTGCTATAGgaaatttgttgtaatttttaaagaagcaccgtttcatttttatttttaggtattaaaataatgaaaattatAAAACTCTGGAGCCGCAGGTTGCAGGCCCCTGGTTTAGATCGAAGCATatgtatgtgttagaatggcccagtcaaagtccagaccttaatccaaTTTTCAGGTTCTGCACTTAATGGCAGGACCTGAAAATTGATGCTCTGCATCCAGTCTGACGTGATGtgaactattttacaaagaacaaAGAACTGCAAACATTGCAGTCTATAAATTGACTGATTCGTCTCTACTAGGTAGACTTGCTGCTGTTAttgcaacaaaatatatttctacAAAGTTTAACATCAGGGCGCCCGTtagattttggatttttatttgtaaataattttgtagAACATTTGCCCTCCACTTCTATACTTTTGTTTctctgtcatataaaatccccccccaaaaatactttgaagtttgtggtttttgaCGCGACAATATGTAAAAAACTCAAgaattattaatacattttaagaatGAACTTTAGGCGTGTGTCAATTATTAATACAAGACAATCAATGTTAGGAATATAATTATGGTACAACCAGCACTCAGAGTAGAACCCCTACTGCCATCTTGTGGTAATAATCAGGTACAACACCACAACCACAAAAACAATGGCGTGGACTCCCACAACCTAATACGCACTTCAATTTTTGACATAACATACTGCGATAACAAGATTAATGacagaaaatacaaatttaaataaaaaatctgtccTATAAAAGTCATATTgttgcctttttttaaaaagcccaTGTTGTGGAAGCAAAACACTCTGGTCATGAGACTGATCATTCAAAGGATGCTTTCCTTTAGTTTTCTGCTACATTAGGTGCCTTTTTAATGCTGCGCTGGTGACCAACTGATAAAAGACTTTGCAGCCCTCCACTGTGTGCTGAACTGAGCCGCTTTTATCTCAGAGTCTTGTTCATCAGCCAGCCACGCT
This genomic stretch from Girardinichthys multiradiatus isolate DD_20200921_A chromosome 22, DD_fGirMul_XY1, whole genome shotgun sequence harbors:
- the tsnax gene encoding translin-associated protein X — encoded protein: MNKREGEGWSRRNVEAAQERDVHANPSSAVIAAFKVFQQELDSRHDKYERLVKISRDITIESKRAIFLLHRVTNVPNAEGVLNEAEGKLDGVRQKIGQIAEELRGEDIYQFHRAFTPGIQEYVEAVSFLHYIRHRSLVSLEEINARLVFMNTENSDPKGSAEAPPSGARVLTFQVTPADYLLGVADLTGELMRLCIGSVGNGDIDTPFQLSQFLRQIHDGFSYIGNTGPYEVSKKLHTLRQSLGKVEDACYTLRVRGSEIPKHMLADVFCSRTTHMDTEEGVV